One window of the Bacillus sp. 2205SS5-2 genome contains the following:
- a CDS encoding ferritin has product MLSEKLVQGLNDQMNYEFYSAHAYMAMAAYCSAENLDGFANFFLIQAEEERFHAMKFYNFINDMGERVTFDGFSSPNNEFSSVLGAFEEGLKHEKEVTSRIYHLADMALDEREHATMTFLKWFIEEQVEEEALFDSLIQKLKRIDKDSNAFFMLENELGKRSFVPEAE; this is encoded by the coding sequence ATGTTAAGTGAAAAACTAGTCCAGGGTTTAAACGATCAAATGAATTACGAATTTTATTCCGCTCATGCGTATATGGCCATGGCTGCCTATTGCTCCGCTGAGAATTTAGATGGGTTTGCAAACTTTTTCTTGATTCAAGCAGAAGAGGAGCGCTTTCATGCGATGAAATTTTATAATTTTATTAATGATATGGGCGAACGTGTGACATTCGATGGGTTTTCATCACCAAATAATGAATTTTCGTCAGTGTTAGGTGCCTTTGAAGAAGGATTAAAGCATGAAAAGGAAGTAACGAGCCGAATTTATCATCTGGCCGACATGGCTTTAGATGAGCGCGAGCATGCAACAATGACATTTTTGAAATGGTTTATTGAAGAGCAGGTTGAAGAAGAGGCATTATTCGATAGCTTAATTCAGAAGCTCAAAAGAATTGATAAAGATAGTAATGCGTTCTTTATGCTAGAAAACGAACTAGGAAAGCGCTCATTTGTTCCGGAAGCAGAATAA
- a CDS encoding DUF3231 family protein, with protein MVNPFEALWDTIKPMVDEEPKPPLHVGEVMNLWTVLTIFEEAHSIYISSLNMTTDEELTHALNVAEKTSKKDIVEFQVFLKKEGVPLPVASDEKPKSDPNDVPLGVKLTDNEIANAVSAKIAACIVLCATGLAESTRTDVGVRFLQYQAKLVTFGASFKLLMRKRSWIKIPPYYYPPGSPHSK; from the coding sequence ATGGTAAATCCTTTTGAAGCGTTATGGGATACAATTAAACCAATGGTCGATGAAGAACCAAAGCCCCCTTTGCATGTTGGAGAAGTGATGAATTTATGGACAGTGCTCACCATATTTGAAGAAGCACACTCGATTTATATTTCTTCCTTAAATATGACAACGGATGAAGAATTAACTCATGCACTAAATGTTGCAGAAAAAACCTCTAAGAAGGACATCGTGGAATTTCAGGTTTTTTTGAAAAAAGAAGGTGTTCCTTTGCCAGTGGCATCCGATGAAAAACCGAAATCAGACCCAAATGATGTACCTTTAGGGGTCAAATTAACAGATAACGAAATTGCGAATGCCGTTTCAGCTAAAATTGCCGCATGTATTGTGCTATGTGCAACGGGTTTAGCAGAAAGTACTCGAACAGATGTAGGTGTTAGATTTTTACAATACCAGGCTAAATTAGTGACGTTTGGAGCGAGTTTTAAACTGTTGATGAGAAAAAGAAGTTGGATTAAAATTCCACCTTATTACTACCCACCTGGCAGTCCCCATTCGAAATAA
- a CDS encoding PQQ-dependent sugar dehydrogenase: MKRMLTTTIVLLLLGCQPNQPQETVESTANKQKNFNVIATQLNIPWEAVKLDQVLYITERGGTIAKIEKGNVLRMPLLLKKKVFPFGEGGLLGMTAEDEHTMYLYHTYSEGEKVFNRVVEVELQADTWVEKRVILEKIPGARFHNGGRIDIGLDGKLYVTTGDALVPKNAQDLTSLSGKILRMNKDGTIPEDNPFKDSLVYSYGHRNPQGLAWNDTGSVLYSSEHGQNAHDEINIIQPGHNYGWPIIQGDEKKSGMDSPFMHSGNITWAPSGMDIANGKLYVAALRGEKVMVVDVETKTISTIVDKVGRVRAVRLDGKSAYLITSNRDGRGNPIETDDRLIKASILHNSSF; this comes from the coding sequence ATGAAAAGAATGTTAACAACAACTATTGTGTTGCTCCTTCTTGGATGCCAGCCAAATCAGCCACAAGAAACCGTAGAATCTACAGCTAACAAACAGAAAAATTTTAATGTGATAGCCACTCAACTTAACATCCCATGGGAAGCCGTAAAGTTAGACCAAGTTTTGTATATAACAGAACGAGGTGGAACGATTGCTAAGATTGAAAAGGGAAACGTATTGAGAATGCCTTTGTTGCTAAAAAAGAAGGTTTTTCCGTTTGGTGAGGGTGGGCTATTAGGTATGACTGCTGAAGACGAACATACAATGTATCTTTATCATACGTACAGTGAAGGCGAAAAGGTGTTTAATAGAGTTGTGGAGGTAGAGCTTCAAGCTGACACTTGGGTGGAAAAAAGGGTTATTTTAGAAAAAATACCAGGCGCTCGTTTTCATAATGGAGGTCGCATAGACATCGGCCTAGATGGGAAGTTATATGTCACAACTGGAGATGCTCTCGTTCCTAAAAATGCTCAAGATCTTACCTCATTATCAGGCAAGATTTTGAGAATGAACAAAGATGGCACGATCCCAGAGGATAACCCGTTTAAAGATTCCCTCGTTTATTCTTACGGACATCGAAATCCTCAAGGACTTGCATGGAATGATACTGGAAGCGTGCTGTACAGTTCCGAGCATGGACAAAATGCTCATGATGAAATTAATATAATCCAGCCTGGTCACAACTATGGTTGGCCCATAATTCAGGGTGATGAAAAGAAGAGTGGTATGGATTCACCTTTTATGCATTCTGGTAACATAACTTGGGCGCCTAGCGGGATGGATATAGCCAATGGAAAACTTTACGTAGCAGCATTAAGAGGAGAAAAAGTGATGGTCGTTGACGTAGAAACGAAAACGATTTCTACCATTGTTGATAAGGTGGGAAGGGTTCGTGCTGTAAGACTGGACGGGAAGAGCGCTTACCTTATTACAAGCAATCGGGATGGAAGAGGGAATCCAATCGAAACGGATGACAGATTAATCAAAGCGAGCATTTTGCATAATTCTTCTTTTTAA
- a CDS encoding DoxX family membrane protein, whose translation MFSRSKWLLFLIGVAIIGLTPLFAEAHVKWFTEAAPVKESIERILSPLFMGIALLVAVLLAALTQLLPLLDRVPLIQKVDVFFDRYRMSSRYILKYGTAFALVVQVLSGSIFAPEFIIHQQSIRVALWVAIFLLLIPIHYATKAGALVLLGLFIFQLSETGLFHMLDYGFYLAIIAVLLIGKTKLENWGFPFLYLGTGLSLCWVAVEKWVFPSMSVDIIYNHGVPTFGFEPVTFVVLAAFIEFVVGYLLIVGILNRLLAFVLTLIFISTTMLFGVTEIIGHLMIHIILIIFIIEGVSFYDPPIKIHRTKLDQWVFVFLNFLFALAFFLLIYYRFA comes from the coding sequence ATGTTTTCTCGTTCAAAGTGGCTACTCTTTCTAATAGGGGTAGCTATTATCGGACTAACCCCATTATTTGCGGAGGCTCATGTAAAATGGTTTACCGAGGCTGCACCAGTGAAGGAAAGTATTGAAAGGATTTTATCCCCTTTATTTATGGGGATCGCTCTTTTAGTCGCCGTTTTATTAGCTGCATTGACTCAATTACTCCCTTTACTGGATCGGGTCCCCCTCATTCAAAAAGTAGATGTTTTTTTTGATCGTTACCGAATGTCTTCCAGATATATTTTAAAATATGGAACGGCTTTTGCGTTAGTCGTACAAGTATTATCAGGCTCAATTTTTGCTCCAGAATTCATCATTCATCAGCAAAGCATAAGAGTGGCCTTGTGGGTAGCAATCTTTCTGTTGCTGATTCCGATTCATTATGCGACAAAAGCAGGAGCTCTTGTTCTTTTGGGTCTCTTCATTTTCCAACTAAGTGAAACAGGTTTGTTTCATATGCTTGATTATGGGTTTTATTTAGCGATTATTGCAGTGTTGTTGATTGGGAAAACAAAGCTTGAAAATTGGGGCTTTCCGTTTCTATATTTAGGAACAGGATTGTCTTTGTGTTGGGTTGCCGTTGAGAAGTGGGTTTTTCCATCGATGAGTGTAGATATTATTTATAATCATGGTGTTCCTACCTTTGGATTTGAACCGGTTACGTTTGTCGTGCTTGCTGCGTTTATTGAGTTTGTCGTCGGGTATTTGCTCATTGTAGGAATTTTAAATCGGTTACTGGCCTTCGTGTTAACCTTGATTTTTATTTCAACAACAATGCTGTTCGGTGTTACAGAAATAATTGGCCATCTTATGATTCATATCATTTTAATCATTTTCATCATTGAAGGAGTTTCCTTTTATGATCCTCCTATAAAAATTCACCGTACAAAATTGGATCAATGGGTGTTTGTTTTCTTGAATTTTCTGTTTGCGCTAGCATTCTTTTTGCTCATCTATTATCGTTTTGCTTAA
- a CDS encoding DEAD/DEAH box helicase, with product MRNNFQEYRLSKEIIRALTSLNYEYATEVQSEVIPVALRKQDLVVKSQTGSGKTASFGIPVCEMVDWNENKPQALVLTPTRELAAQVKEDLTNIGRYKRLKATAVYGKQPFQPQKLELKQKTHIVVGTPGRVLDHIQKETLDVQQIQYLIIDEADEMLNMGFIEQVEAIINELPKERVTMLFSATLPQDIEALCYKYMSNPTHIEIDSQSLTTEKIHHSLIQVVEEEKVSVLKNLTMVENPDSCMIFCRTQERVNSLFEELDDAGYPCDKLHGGMYQEDRFAVMKEFKRGEFRYLVATDVAARGIDIDNISLVINYDVPLEKESYVHRTGRTGRAGNEGKAITLLTPYEEKFLQAIEEYIGFTIPVIDPPSKEMISQSKEAFRVKMEEVPLQKIDKSAQLNKDFMKLYFNGGKKKKIRAVDFVGTIAKINGVSAQDIGIITIQENVSYVEILNGKGSTVLKTMKNTTIKGKQLKVQVAR from the coding sequence ATGAGAAACAACTTTCAAGAGTATAGATTAAGCAAAGAAATTATTCGTGCACTTACCAGCTTGAATTACGAATATGCAACTGAAGTTCAGAGTGAAGTGATTCCAGTAGCTTTGAGGAAGCAAGATCTAGTTGTGAAATCCCAAACAGGTAGCGGAAAAACGGCTTCTTTTGGTATTCCGGTTTGTGAAATGGTCGATTGGAATGAGAACAAACCACAGGCGCTTGTTTTGACACCCACACGGGAATTAGCTGCACAAGTGAAAGAAGACTTAACCAATATTGGTCGTTATAAGCGACTGAAGGCAACTGCTGTGTACGGAAAGCAACCTTTTCAACCCCAAAAGTTAGAACTAAAGCAAAAAACACATATTGTCGTTGGAACACCGGGGCGAGTTCTCGATCATATTCAAAAGGAAACGCTAGATGTTCAACAAATCCAATACCTGATTATTGACGAAGCAGATGAAATGCTGAATATGGGCTTTATTGAGCAAGTAGAAGCAATCATTAATGAGTTGCCAAAAGAAAGGGTAACCATGCTGTTTTCTGCAACATTACCACAAGATATAGAGGCGCTATGTTATAAATATATGTCAAATCCCACACATATAGAGATTGACTCCCAAAGCCTTACGACTGAGAAAATTCACCATTCACTCATTCAAGTGGTAGAAGAAGAAAAGGTTTCGGTCTTAAAAAACTTGACCATGGTGGAGAACCCCGATAGTTGCATGATTTTCTGCCGAACACAGGAACGGGTCAATTCTTTGTTTGAAGAATTAGATGATGCGGGCTATCCATGTGATAAACTCCATGGTGGAATGTATCAGGAAGACCGCTTCGCAGTTATGAAAGAGTTTAAACGAGGAGAATTTCGCTATTTAGTTGCAACCGACGTAGCTGCAAGAGGAATTGATATTGATAATATTTCACTTGTGATTAATTACGACGTTCCTCTGGAAAAAGAAAGCTATGTCCATCGTACCGGCAGAACAGGACGAGCAGGGAACGAGGGTAAGGCGATTACTTTATTAACCCCGTATGAGGAAAAATTTCTCCAAGCGATAGAAGAATACATTGGGTTTACAATTCCAGTGATTGATCCACCTTCAAAAGAAATGATTTCTCAATCAAAAGAAGCATTTCGGGTGAAAATGGAAGAAGTTCCTCTTCAAAAAATAGACAAAAGTGCTCAGTTAAATAAAGATTTTATGAAGCTTTATTTTAATGGTGGAAAGAAAAAGAAAATTCGAGCCGTTGACTTTGTCGGAACCATTGCCAAAATTAACGGAGTGTC